Proteins encoded by one window of Chondromyces crocatus:
- a CDS encoding serpin family protein encodes MTMRWSQTLPLLLSLVAVGCTSGSSGDETPDDTGRPSCEDAPIIGCAFAGSVERNLSPQVPAADADVLARDNARFALALYEHLRETPGNLFYSPHSISTALAMTWAGAREQTERDIATALQFTLPQDRLHPAFNALDLALASRGKRASHDGASSFRLVVANSLWGQLGYTFENPFLNVLSESYGSPLYVADFKERTQDSIEAINGWVSEKTENKVNDLLSSPPVTADTRFVLTNAIYFSASWAERFEVGDTQYSDFATQAGARVNVPMMRALRNGRYGAGAGYQAIALPYHGDEVEMVLVVPDDLDAFEQGLDFERFDEVVAGLTPRAVKLEMPRFSIDAKFKLKELLSKLGMASAFTSEANLSGISTSGSLALAEVVHQSFVSVDESGTEAAASTAVIGFDVSSNEPPSVKADRPFLFFIRDRATQAVIFVGRVSNPLDS; translated from the coding sequence ATGACCATGCGCTGGTCCCAGACCCTCCCTCTCCTCCTCTCCCTGGTGGCTGTCGGATGCACCTCGGGGTCGAGCGGCGACGAGACGCCCGACGACACGGGCAGACCGTCCTGTGAAGACGCCCCCATCATCGGTTGCGCGTTCGCCGGAAGCGTCGAACGCAACCTGAGCCCCCAGGTCCCGGCGGCCGACGCCGACGTCCTGGCCCGGGACAACGCCCGCTTCGCGCTCGCCCTCTACGAGCACCTCCGCGAGACGCCCGGAAACCTCTTCTACTCACCGCACAGCATCTCCACCGCGCTCGCCATGACGTGGGCCGGTGCCCGTGAGCAGACCGAGCGGGACATCGCCACCGCCCTCCAGTTCACCTTGCCGCAGGACCGCTTGCACCCTGCGTTCAACGCCCTCGACCTGGCACTCGCCAGCCGAGGGAAGCGTGCGTCCCACGACGGAGCGAGCTCCTTCCGTCTCGTCGTCGCCAACTCGCTCTGGGGCCAGCTCGGCTACACCTTCGAGAACCCCTTCCTGAACGTGCTGAGCGAGAGCTACGGCTCCCCCCTGTACGTCGCCGATTTCAAGGAGCGCACCCAGGACTCCATCGAGGCCATCAACGGCTGGGTGTCCGAGAAGACCGAGAACAAGGTCAACGACCTCCTGAGCAGCCCGCCGGTCACCGCAGACACGCGCTTCGTCCTCACCAACGCGATCTACTTCTCTGCCTCCTGGGCCGAGCGGTTCGAGGTGGGAGACACGCAGTACAGCGATTTCGCCACCCAGGCGGGCGCGCGGGTCAACGTGCCCATGATGCGCGCCCTCCGGAACGGGCGTTATGGCGCAGGCGCGGGCTATCAGGCCATCGCCTTGCCCTACCACGGGGACGAGGTCGAGATGGTCCTCGTCGTCCCCGACGATCTCGACGCCTTCGAGCAAGGCCTCGATTTCGAGCGCTTCGACGAAGTCGTCGCGGGCCTCACGCCCCGTGCGGTGAAGCTCGAGATGCCCAGGTTCTCGATCGACGCGAAGTTCAAGCTCAAGGAGCTGCTGAGCAAGCTGGGCATGGCGAGCGCCTTCACCTCCGAGGCCAATCTGTCGGGCATCTCGACCAGCGGAAGCCTCGCGCTCGCCGAGGTCGTCCACCAGTCCTTCGTGAGCGTCGACGAGAGCGGCACAGAGGCCGCCGCCTCGACCGCGGTGATCGGCTTCGACGTGTCGAGCAACGAACCGCCGTCGGTGAAGGCCGATCGACCCTTCCTCTTCTTCATCCGTGACCGCGCCACCCAGGCCGTGATCTTCGTGGGCCGCGTGAGCAACCCCTTGGACTCGTAG
- a CDS encoding serpin family protein yields MSIPLVLSLAAAGCTTSSGDGSEPNDPGPACSDPNTAGCVVTSEAARNLNPQVSPADSDLLAKGNTSFALDLYQQLREEPGNLFYSPYSISSALAMTWAGARGQTEQDMAKALRFDLPRARLHPAFNALDLALASRGQGAAGADGQPFRLHVANALWGQTGFSFEQPFLDVLGESYGAGVHVVDFERHTQQALDLINGWVAQKTEDRIKDLLSSPPVTSDTRLVLTNAVYFNAAWQEPFEEERTQPRPFTNQAGDVRDVPTMAGVPYASYGEGAGFKAATLPYDGSELDMVLVLPDDLDAFEQGLDGARFDQVVASMSRRLVDVEMPRFEINAKFSLKSALDKLGMAIAFTPDADLTGISEKTRLMLADVVHQSFVKVNEAGTEAAAATAVVAVPTSAPDPSQIAELHLDRPFLFFIRDIETRAVLFVGRVANP; encoded by the coding sequence ATGTCCATCCCCCTGGTTCTGTCCCTGGCTGCTGCTGGTTGCACGACGAGCAGCGGGGATGGATCCGAGCCGAACGACCCCGGCCCTGCGTGCAGCGACCCGAACACTGCGGGCTGTGTCGTCACCAGCGAAGCTGCGCGGAACCTGAACCCCCAGGTCTCGCCTGCCGACAGTGACCTCCTGGCGAAAGGCAACACGAGCTTCGCCCTCGATCTCTACCAGCAGCTCCGCGAGGAGCCCGGCAACCTGTTCTACTCGCCGTACAGCATCTCCAGCGCCCTCGCGATGACCTGGGCCGGCGCGCGCGGACAGACCGAGCAGGACATGGCGAAGGCCCTGCGCTTCGACCTCCCTCGAGCGCGCCTGCACCCGGCCTTCAACGCCCTGGACCTCGCGCTGGCGAGCCGAGGGCAGGGGGCCGCTGGCGCTGACGGCCAGCCCTTCCGCCTCCATGTCGCCAACGCGCTCTGGGGCCAGACGGGCTTCTCCTTCGAGCAGCCGTTCCTGGACGTGCTCGGCGAGAGCTACGGCGCTGGCGTCCACGTCGTCGACTTCGAGCGCCACACCCAGCAGGCCCTGGATCTGATCAACGGCTGGGTCGCCCAGAAGACGGAGGACAGGATCAAGGACCTGCTCTCCAGCCCCCCCGTCACCTCCGACACCCGACTCGTGCTCACCAACGCCGTGTACTTCAACGCCGCGTGGCAAGAGCCGTTCGAGGAGGAGCGCACCCAGCCCCGACCCTTCACCAACCAGGCCGGTGACGTGCGCGACGTGCCCACGATGGCCGGCGTTCCTTACGCCAGCTACGGCGAGGGCGCGGGCTTCAAGGCGGCGACGCTCCCCTACGACGGCAGCGAGCTCGACATGGTGCTCGTCCTCCCCGACGATCTCGACGCCTTCGAGCAAGGCCTCGACGGCGCGCGCTTCGACCAGGTGGTCGCCTCCATGAGCCGCCGCCTCGTCGACGTCGAGATGCCCAGGTTCGAGATCAACGCGAAGTTCAGCCTCAAGTCGGCCCTCGACAAGCTGGGCATGGCCATCGCGTTCACCCCGGACGCCGATCTCACGGGCATCTCGGAGAAGACCCGCTTGATGCTCGCCGACGTGGTGCACCAGTCGTTCGTGAAGGTGAACGAGGCGGGAACCGAAGCGGCTGCAGCGACCGCCGTCGTCGCCGTCCCCACGAGCGCCCCGGATCCCTCGCAGATCGCCGAGCTGCACCTCGATCGCCCCTTCCTGTTCTTCATCCGCGACATCGAGACGCGCGCCGTGCTCTTCGTCGGCCGCGTCGCCAATCCCTGA
- a CDS encoding serpin family protein, whose protein sequence is MRFLHLLPLTLSLTALACTSTGVRDPNTDPDLPGDDIACNDPGIAGCVVVGEASRNLSPQIPATDRDALAQGNTEFALALYQQLREDPGNLFYSPYSISSALAMTWAGARGQTEQDMASTLRFTLPQDRLHPAFNALDLALTSRGQGAQGADGQPFRLTVANAVWAQINYSFEAPFLNVLGESYGAGVHVVDFVNKTLEAVDLINGWVEKKTEDRIKDLLSSPPVTPNTRMVLTNAVYFNASWLAQFEEDDTQPGSFTTQAGQSVQVPMMNGTFETTYSEGPGFKAASLPYDGQELDMVLVLPDDLGTFEQGLDAVRLDQVFSGLGPRLVETRMPKFEFASKFSLKDVLSKMGMGIAFSAEADLSGISTQEHLSITDVIHQSFVNVSETGTEAAAATAVIIGRDSAPSDMVQFHLDRPFLFFIRDIATHTVVFAGRVSDPAGN, encoded by the coding sequence ATGCGCTTCCTCCACCTCCTCCCGCTTACCCTCTCTCTGACCGCCCTCGCTTGCACCTCGACCGGCGTCAGGGATCCCAACACCGACCCCGACCTGCCGGGTGATGACATCGCCTGCAACGACCCCGGCATCGCCGGCTGCGTGGTCGTCGGCGAGGCCTCGCGCAACCTGAGCCCCCAGATCCCCGCGACCGATCGTGACGCCCTCGCCCAGGGCAACACCGAGTTCGCCCTCGCGCTCTACCAGCAGCTCCGCGAGGACCCCGGCAACCTCTTCTACTCGCCGTACAGCATCTCCAGCGCCCTCGCGATGACCTGGGCGGGCGCCCGTGGCCAGACCGAGCAGGACATGGCCTCCACCCTCCGGTTCACCCTCCCGCAGGACCGCCTGCACCCCGCCTTCAATGCCCTGGATCTCGCGCTGACCAGCCGTGGACAAGGCGCCCAGGGCGCGGACGGCCAGCCCTTCCGCCTCACGGTCGCCAACGCCGTGTGGGCCCAGATCAACTACAGCTTCGAGGCCCCCTTCCTGAACGTCCTCGGCGAGAGCTACGGCGCCGGCGTTCACGTCGTCGACTTCGTGAACAAGACCCTGGAGGCCGTGGACCTGATCAACGGCTGGGTGGAGAAGAAGACCGAGGACCGCATCAAAGACCTCCTCTCCTCGCCCCCCGTCACCCCGAACACCCGCATGGTGCTCACCAACGCCGTCTACTTCAACGCCTCGTGGTTGGCGCAGTTCGAGGAGGACGACACCCAGCCCGGCAGCTTCACCACCCAGGCGGGGCAGAGCGTCCAGGTGCCGATGATGAACGGCACCTTCGAGACGACCTACAGCGAGGGACCCGGCTTCAAGGCGGCCTCCTTGCCGTACGACGGACAGGAGCTGGACATGGTGCTCGTGCTCCCCGACGACCTCGGCACCTTCGAGCAAGGCCTCGACGCCGTCCGCCTCGACCAGGTGTTCTCTGGCCTGGGTCCCCGCCTCGTGGAGACGCGGATGCCCAAGTTCGAGTTCGCGTCGAAGTTCTCGCTCAAGGACGTCCTGAGCAAGATGGGCATGGGCATCGCCTTCTCGGCGGAGGCCGATCTTTCAGGCATCTCCACGCAGGAGCACCTCTCCATCACCGACGTCATCCATCAGTCGTTCGTGAACGTGAGCGAGACCGGCACGGAAGCGGCCGCGGCGACGGCGGTCATCATCGGCCGCGACAGCGCGCCGTCGGACATGGTGCAGTTCCACCTCGACCGTCCGTTCCTGTTCTTCATCCGCGACATCGCGACGCACACCGTCGTCTTCGCCGGCCGGGTGAGCGACCCCGCCGGGAACTGA
- a CDS encoding serpin family protein, producing the protein MRFLRVLPFALSLAAFGCASTGTENPEPGQPGPGEDIACNDPGVAGCVVVGEASRNLSPQIPAADRDALAQGNTEFSLALYRHLSEPAGNLFYSPHSISSALAMTWAGARGQTEQDMASALHFTLPQGRLHPAFNALDLELTSRGQGAQAADGQPFRLTVANAVWGQINYSFEAPFLDVLGESYGAGIHVVDFVNKTQEAVGLINAWVEKRTEERIRDLVASPPITKHTRMVLTNAVYFNAAWQTQFDDENTQPGSFTTQTGQSVQVPMMNGTFETTYSEGPGFKAASLPYDGGELDMVLVLPDDLAAFEQGLDAARLDQVFSGLSQRLVETKMPKFEFEAKFSLKDALSKLGMAIAFTEEADLSGISAAGDLYIMDVVHKAFVNVGETGTEAAAATAVIVGNESAPDPSQMVQFHLDRPFLFFIRDLQTRAVLFVGRVGDPSPS; encoded by the coding sequence ATGCGCTTCCTCCGTGTCCTTCCCTTCGCCCTGTCCCTCGCGGCCTTCGGCTGTGCCTCGACCGGCACCGAGAACCCTGAACCCGGTCAGCCGGGTCCGGGTGAAGACATCGCCTGCAACGATCCCGGCGTCGCCGGCTGCGTGGTCGTCGGCGAGGCCTCCCGCAACCTGAGCCCTCAGATCCCCGCAGCCGATCGTGACGCCCTCGCCCAGGGCAACACCGAGTTCTCCCTCGCGCTCTACCGGCACCTCAGCGAGCCCGCTGGCAACCTGTTCTACTCGCCGCACAGCATCTCCAGCGCCCTCGCGATGACCTGGGCCGGTGCTCGTGGCCAGACCGAGCAGGACATGGCCTCCGCGCTCCACTTCACCCTGCCCCAGGGCCGCCTGCACCCCGCCTTCAACGCCCTCGACCTCGAGCTGACCAGCCGTGGACAAGGCGCCCAGGCCGCCGACGGCCAGCCCTTCCGCCTCACGGTCGCCAACGCCGTGTGGGGCCAGATCAACTACAGCTTCGAGGCCCCCTTCCTCGACGTGCTCGGCGAGAGCTACGGCGCGGGTATCCACGTCGTCGACTTCGTGAACAAGACCCAGGAGGCCGTAGGTCTCATCAACGCCTGGGTGGAGAAGAGGACCGAAGAGCGGATCAGGGACCTCGTCGCCTCTCCCCCCATCACCAAACACACCCGCATGGTGCTCACCAACGCCGTCTACTTCAACGCCGCGTGGCAGACGCAGTTCGACGACGAGAACACCCAGCCTGGCAGCTTCACCACCCAGACGGGGCAGAGCGTCCAGGTGCCGATGATGAACGGCACCTTCGAGACGACCTACAGCGAGGGACCTGGCTTCAAGGCGGCGTCCTTGCCGTACGACGGCGGCGAGCTGGACATGGTGCTCGTCCTCCCCGACGACCTCGCGGCCTTCGAGCAGGGCCTCGACGCCGCTCGCCTCGACCAGGTGTTCTCGGGTCTGAGCCAGCGCCTCGTGGAGACGAAGATGCCCAAGTTCGAGTTCGAGGCGAAGTTCTCCCTCAAGGACGCGCTGAGCAAGCTCGGGATGGCGATCGCTTTCACGGAGGAGGCCGACCTCTCGGGCATCTCCGCCGCAGGGGACCTCTACATCATGGACGTCGTCCACAAGGCCTTCGTGAACGTCGGCGAGACCGGCACCGAAGCCGCCGCGGCGACGGCCGTCATCGTCGGCAACGAGAGCGCCCCCGACCCCTCGCAGATGGTGCAGTTCCACCTGGATCGGCCGTTCCTGTTCTTCATCCGCGACCTCCAGACCCGCGCGGTGCTGTTCGTCGGTCGCGTCGGCGATCCCTCCCCCTCCTGA
- a CDS encoding serpin family protein, giving the protein MRFLKLLPLFLSAAALGCTTSAPDLCGDSSTPKAADAPPCGCDNPDTAGCVVRSELARNESPAVQANELTALVEGNTSFALSLYGHLGAESGNLFYSPYSISTALAMTWAGARAQTEDDMAATLGFTLPQQQLHNAFNALDLALSSRGQGAKGADGLPFRLHASNALWGQTGYAFEAPFLDVLAQNYGAGMHVVDFARKKDQAVDLINTWVEQETEGKIKDLLSPDMVSPSTRLVLTNTVYFSAAWKDMFEKDNTETATFTTDQHQAVQVPMMHAFLDTTYGEGDGFKAATLPYDGDQLDMVVVLPDDLATFEQGLDGARFGEVLGSLQDHRVETRIPRFSFDSEFSLADALSKLGMADAFTEKANFSGISSTEGLQISDVIHKAFVGVDEKGTEAAAATAVLVLGGGIPDPEEPASITLDRPFLFFIRDIATGSVLFVGRVADPTK; this is encoded by the coding sequence ATGCGGTTCCTCAAGCTCCTTCCCCTCTTCCTTTCCGCCGCCGCTCTCGGATGTACGACGAGCGCCCCCGATCTTTGCGGTGATTCCTCGACGCCCAAGGCCGCCGATGCCCCGCCTTGCGGCTGCGACAACCCCGACACCGCGGGCTGCGTGGTGCGCTCCGAGCTGGCGCGGAACGAGAGCCCCGCCGTCCAGGCCAACGAGCTCACCGCGCTGGTCGAGGGCAACACCAGCTTCGCGCTCTCGCTCTACGGCCACCTCGGCGCCGAGTCGGGCAACCTGTTCTACTCCCCGTACAGCATCTCCACCGCCCTCGCGATGACCTGGGCCGGCGCCCGTGCGCAGACCGAGGACGACATGGCCGCAACGCTCGGCTTCACCTTGCCGCAGCAGCAGCTCCACAACGCCTTCAACGCCCTCGATCTCGCACTGTCGAGCCGGGGTCAGGGAGCCAAGGGGGCCGACGGCCTGCCCTTCCGCCTCCACGCATCCAACGCGCTCTGGGGACAGACCGGCTATGCGTTCGAGGCGCCGTTCCTCGACGTCCTCGCCCAGAACTACGGCGCAGGCATGCACGTCGTCGATTTCGCCCGCAAGAAGGACCAGGCCGTGGACCTGATCAACACCTGGGTGGAGCAGGAGACCGAGGGCAAGATCAAGGACCTGCTGAGCCCCGACATGGTCTCGCCGTCCACGCGGCTCGTGCTCACCAACACCGTGTATTTCAGCGCCGCATGGAAGGACATGTTCGAGAAGGACAACACCGAGACGGCGACCTTCACGACCGACCAGCATCAGGCCGTCCAGGTCCCCATGATGCACGCCTTCCTCGACACGACATACGGCGAAGGGGACGGCTTCAAGGCCGCGACGCTCCCCTACGATGGCGACCAGCTCGACATGGTCGTCGTCCTCCCTGACGACCTCGCGACCTTCGAGCAGGGCCTCGACGGCGCCCGCTTCGGCGAGGTGCTCGGCTCGCTCCAGGACCACCGCGTCGAGACGCGCATCCCGCGCTTCAGCTTCGACTCGGAGTTCAGCCTCGCCGACGCGCTCAGCAAGCTGGGCATGGCCGACGCCTTCACCGAGAAGGCCAATTTCTCCGGCATCAGCTCGACCGAGGGCCTGCAGATCTCCGACGTGATCCACAAGGCCTTCGTCGGCGTGGACGAGAAGGGCACCGAGGCTGCCGCGGCCACCGCGGTGCTCGTCCTGGGGGGTGGCATCCCCGATCCCGAGGAGCCGGCGTCGATCACGCTGGACCGACCCTTCCTGTTCTTCATTCGCGACATCGCGACCGGCTCGGTGCTGTTCGTCGGCCGCGTCGCTGATCCCACGAAGTGA